A window of Agrobacterium tumefaciens contains these coding sequences:
- a CDS encoding glutathione S-transferase family protein, producing MIKLYGSGSPNVTRIFIALEELSLPYHAHGIDIFAGQQFEDWFGQLNPNRKVPVIVDRSDQADERTIFESAAILIYLSEKTGKLLPTSGQERYETLQWLAVQVTTVGPMMGEYVHFSRYAPEASSSYSLDRYRTQVQRVLGVLDNRLEARANLAGDDITIADIALFPWCRNLSTLFGEDYASTLTNINRWRNELSRRPSVIRALAAQDDLRQRLTTPEHAQSAVLDRLFGRGEVVHN from the coding sequence ATGATTAAGCTTTACGGATCAGGCAGCCCAAACGTCACGCGGATATTCATCGCTTTGGAAGAGCTCAGTCTTCCCTACCACGCACACGGGATCGATATCTTTGCGGGACAACAATTTGAAGATTGGTTCGGGCAATTAAATCCAAATCGCAAAGTTCCCGTCATCGTTGATCGCAGCGATCAGGCAGATGAGCGAACTATCTTCGAATCCGCCGCCATTTTGATCTATCTCTCCGAGAAAACCGGAAAGCTTTTGCCGACCTCTGGGCAAGAGCGATACGAAACGCTTCAGTGGCTTGCGGTCCAGGTTACGACTGTTGGCCCTATGATGGGCGAGTATGTTCACTTCTCCCGTTATGCACCCGAGGCCTCGTCGAGCTATTCCCTCGATCGTTACCGCACACAGGTGCAGCGGGTCCTCGGTGTGCTGGATAATCGGCTAGAGGCGCGCGCCAATCTCGCTGGTGACGACATAACGATTGCCGACATTGCTCTTTTTCCATGGTGTAGGAACCTCTCCACGCTTTTCGGTGAAGACTACGCCAGCACTCTGACAAATATCAATCGGTGGAGAAATGAGCTTTCACGCCGTCCATCTGTCATAAGAGCTCTGGCAGCTCAGGACGACCTTCGTCAGAGATTGACCACACCTGAACATGCTCAAAGCGCTGTGCTCGACCGTCTCTTCGGGCGTGGCGAAGTGGTTCACAACTGA